A genomic stretch from Budorcas taxicolor isolate Tak-1 chromosome 15, Takin1.1, whole genome shotgun sequence includes:
- the MS4A1 gene encoding B-lymphocyte antigen CD20, translated as MTTPRNSVVGAFPAEPLKGPPAMHAAQKGVPRRAPAVVGPTQSFFMREAKALGAVQIMNGLFHIALGSLMLIHADVYMPICVTLWYPLWGGIMYIISGSLLAAAEKNSTQSMLTGRVIMNSLSLFAAISGIIFLIMDIFNMTISHFFKMENLNLIKTQMPYININNCERANPDENNSQSMEYCARIRFVFLSNFAVMMIFAFLQKLVTAGTVENEWKKICSRPKANIVLLSAEEKKEQAIEIKEEAAEQTEIASLPKNEEDIEMIPVQEEEEEAEMNFPEPPQDQEDSPIGNDSVP; from the exons ATGACGACTCCCAGGAATTCAGTGGTTGGAGCTTTCCCAGCAGAGCCTCTGAAAGGCCCCCCTGCTATGCACGCTGCTCAGAAAGGGGTCCCTAGGAGGGCGCCCGCGGTGGTAGGCCCCACACAGAGCTTCTTCATGAGGGAGGCGAAGGCTCTGGGG GCCGTCCAGATCATGAACGGGCTGTTCCACATTGCCCTGGGCAGCCTCATGCTGATCCACGCGGACGTCTACATGCCCATCTGTGTAACCTTGTGGTACCCTCTCTGGGGAGGCATCATG TACATCATTTCTGGATCACTGCTGGCAGCAGCGGAGAAGAACTCCACGCAGAGCATG CTCACAGGAAGAGTAATAATGAACTCTTTGAGCCTCTTTGCTGCTATTTCTGGAATAATTTTTTTGATCATGGACATATTTAATATGACaatttcccatttttttaaaatggagaatcTGAACCTTATTAAGACTCAGATGCCATATATTAACATAAACAACTGTGAACGAGCTAACCCTGATGAGAATAACTCCCAGTCCATGGAATATTGTGCCAGGATACGGTTTGTGTTCTTG AGCAATTTCGCAGTGATGATGATCTTTGCCTTCCTCCAGAAACTTGTGACAGCTGGCACTGTTgagaatgaatggaaaaaaatatgctCCAGACCCAAAGCT AACATTGTTCTCCTGTCCGctgaagaaaagaaggaacagGCGATCGAAATAAAAGAAGAAGCGGCTGAGCAGACTGAAATAGCTTCCCTACCAAAGAACGAAGAAGACATCGAGATGATTCCAGtccaagaggaagaggaagaagcagaaatgaaCTTCCCAGAGCCCCCCCAAGATCAGGAAGACTCGCCAATAGGAAACGACAGTGTCCCTTAa